From Cryptococcus deuterogattii R265 chromosome 13, complete sequence:
ATGCTCAAGCTTATGTCTCAAAGGCACTAACACGGAGTCTCGccagcttcctcttttgTGTTGCctgtttttccttttccctcctttcgacaagatgatggaaatgcTGCGACAATATCTGATGAGGAATGGTTGAATCAAAAAGATCCTGTAGATGGCAATAATTACACTTATTCGTGGCTGTACAGTCCTTCACCCCCTTTACCCACACTTGTTTCTCACATACGTTAATATCCAGAGGTGTTTCTATTCCAGATTCCCCTCCACAAGCCGGTGCAAAAGAAATGACATTCACCACGGCtcaaatcatcattatTTGTAtgtccttcccttctttctttccttttccctgttcccatcctctcttctccaaaatcCAACCTGTAACTCTGACTTGACAATTGTCCTCCCATTCTCCACTACCTAATCAACCAAAAGGCGTCGTCggcctcttcgtcctcatcctcatctccgtCATCATATTCGCCATCTATTCTTCCCATAAAGctcatgaagaagatcacGAAACCCGCACTACAGTATTGGGGCTGTGGAAAAAGATTAACGGGGTGGGCGTGAGTAGCGTACCAAACGCCAATCATTTTCAAGGTCTAGGGACAGAGACGACAGGCGGCGGGGACGGACGGAACTGGGGAGAtcaagatggaaatggaagggatggtgaTATAAAGTCGGAATCAAAGAGTTTTAAAAGCGCTAATACTGTGAGACCGATctatggaagaagattgaacTCATTAGAGGGGATAGGAACTATACGTCCTTATGCTAGTAAATCAGCGTCGAGTTCGGGGTCGCGCTCGTACAAGCGCCAATATTCAGCTTTGAGCAAAGATACTCCTCTTCGTCTATCTGCTcttgatggaaaagaaagaacgaCAAGGACCCAGCATTCACAGCTAAGCCAGGCCTGCCGGAAAGGGCACTCTCCAGCGACGTCAGCTCAATTGGGGGTGTCGGCTACATCAGGTGTATCCGAGAAGTCGGAGAGATCGGGGAAAACAGGGACGGGTGATGGAGCTGTGGTGGGCAAACAAAGATTGGAGGCAAAAATGGAGGGGAGAGCGCTTATGAGGGATAGTTTGGATGAGATACAAACTCGGgaaatgagagagagaagggaaagagagaggagaatggatgAGAGCAGAGTTAGAAAacgaaaaggagaaagtgagagagggagaggtgagGGCCCGGCTCAGAGACGTGAGAGAGAACGTAGAAAACACAaaacaagggaaagaggcCGCAAATCGTAAGCATACATGCCTCTCCACGCAGGGTCAAATACAAGTCTACATATGCCGTTCGCCATCACTTGGAGTTACGCATCATATTTTTACACGCTTCCCTTGTATCATACTGTATGATTTATAAAAACACCCCACACATCCTCTTCGCATTCTCTGGAGGACAAAGCAAGTTGCCAGCATGTCCAGATTGAATGTCCTTGAGTATCCCACCACACAACCcataaaaaaaaagattgagaatgaggaagaaaacaaaCGTTACCTTGTACACATTGAAGCGCATCAGATTTAATCCACTTGACCCTTCAGATCCACAACCCGATACTTTTCCATTCCCTTCTGACACGCTGCGTGCGCCTTCCTGCAGTCCCATATCAGATCCTGCAAAGGCATCCTAAATCCTTTTGAGGTGAGGAGGTTCGTGTAGACAGCGGCATTGTGCTCGGTCAGGAATTGATGTGCCTCGTCTTCAGAGTCAAATGCAAGGGTGTGGAAAATATAATCTAGAGGAAGGGTCATATAACTAGTACAACAAACATTAGTCTAGAAATGAATGACGAAAAACAGCACTTACGCTTTAGACATTATGGCCAAAGCAGACATGCGTTCTCGTTCCACGAAATGGTCCATGATGTATCCACTCATGTTGGGCGCGGTAATAAATAAACGGAAGAAGCGGTGATAGTTAGAGGTGGAAAGGGCGGCATGAACATCGAGCGAGTGTTTTACAGCGGGATGCTGCTTTTCGGCTTCTGTTAGTTGTGCAAGAAGAGTAGCCATATCTAACGCATGTCAGTAAATCTGAGAAAATAACTAACACCGAAACTCACCACTGCGATTACGCGTATGTAACAGGTACATGATACGGTAGGACAAGAATTCTTCGGGGTGACCATGGAGACCTAACTCGTACAGCTGTCGTAACATAGACTGACATTGATTATATTCACCCAGATCCTTCTATTTTGGACGTCAGTAAGAGTTCCCCACGTGGCTACGGTGTATGACGTACTGCTTCCAACGCTATTCGAGCGTGGATTTCGTAGACTTTGACGGTAAAGTCGTTCTTGATCCGTTGAACCTAACAAACAGGTTAAACGACGAACAATGTGGATTACAGGTCAATACCCACTGTCAAATCCTGTCTCATACTCTTGAACTGGTCTAGAGCATAAGCATAGTTGTGTtcattcttccatttgGATTTCAGTAGTTCTAAAGTCTGCTCAAGAACTGGAAGAGGCCGAATGTCAGCAGGTGAAGGTTCCTATAATGCGAAGTCAGTTCTCTCCGCTCAGTAATGGTCAAAAGTGAACACACAGAGGTTAGTCGCAAGTAGGATTTTTCAAGTTTTGTCGAAGTCCCTCGGATGGTATAGGCATCCCAATCAATGACATTCTAGCCATCGATTAGCTGATCATTCGCATGACATGAATAAAATGCCTTACAGGATCAACTTCTTGAACGACAGCCCCTCCATAACCCAGATTACCCTTGCCCATGATTTTTCGTTTGCCTACCTGCCCGGGAACCATCCCGAGTCCACCACTACCTCTTGCATCATCGAACCATGTCCCAATGCCACCCGAGGCCGCAGCGTGATTTGATGACGATGTAGCTGCTGGTTTTTGAAACCGCGCTGCGCGGCGGgccttggcttcttcttcttcagcggACCCAGAAAAAAGATACGGTGAGGGAAAACTAGAAGTGGAAGTACCGTcgtttttcctcttcttcttcttcgaagCAGTGTCTTTGGTTAGTGTTGAGgccgatgatg
This genomic window contains:
- a CDS encoding nuclear protein; protein product: MSQSSWPPELKTWVQNCLARATASNKNAVNNELKKVLFEAHAQGTINTTDWSKVELQALKSQAQRTSYTPQPAYIVSSPALSASSSASTLTKDTASKKKKRKNDGTSTSSFPSPYLFSGSAEEEEAKARRAARFQKPAATSSSNHAAASGGIGTWFDDARGSGGLGMVPGQVGKRKIMGKGNLGYGGAVVQEVDPNVIDWDAYTIRGTSTKLEKSYLRLTSEPSPADIRPLPVLEQTLELLKSKWKNEHNYAYALDQFKSMRQDLTVQRIKNDFTVKVYEIHARIALEAKDLGEYNQCQSMLRQLYELGLHGHPEEFLSYRIMYLLHTRNRSDMATLLAQLTEAEKQHPAVKHSLDVHAALSTSNYHRFFRLFITAPNMSGYIMDHFVERERMSALAIMSKAYMTLPLDYIFHTLAFDSEDEAHQFLTEHNAAVYTNLLTSKGFRMPLQDLIWDCRKAHAACQKGMEKYRVVDLKGQVD